A stretch of the Cyprinus carpio isolate SPL01 chromosome B4, ASM1834038v1, whole genome shotgun sequence genome encodes the following:
- the LOC122136979 gene encoding uncharacterized protein LOC122136979 — translation MRSKEIHASHLKEIEEKILANYFGVKRKCVLSENLSYFNLTQSFPPDIVHDLFEGIIPVEIALCLNVLISKKYFALSNLNDAITSFQFKWTDKTNCPHLVPQTYTTKRTIGGNAHENWNLLRFLPLLIGHKVPASEPAWQVLCELKDIVELAVAPFHTEDSICYLDFKISEHRTVFQEVFPHERILPKHHYLEHYPQLIRQFGPLVALWTMRFEAKHSFFKRVIRHTNCYKNVLYSLAQRHQFQSAHNLHICRFPKPSLEVSEVSTLPIDVINEDITWAVKQKYPQIETVNLAKNVFYNGLNYRIGMVLSHGSLAGLPEFCEIVHMIVEQETLLFIVKNLDAWYLEHYRAYDLVTSTTRVLKLVGLHELTDHYPLNYYMVGGRRLISLKRYIHA, via the coding sequence ATGAGAAGCAAGGAAATTCATGCTTCTCATCTTAaagaaattgaagaaaaaatattggCTAATTATTTTGGTGTAAAAAGGAAGTGTGTGCTGTCAGAAAATCTGTCATATTTCAATTTGACACAAAGCTTTCCCCCTGATATTGTTCATGATTTGTTTGAAGGGATTATACCGGTTGAGATTGCTCTTTGTCTTAATGTAttaatttccaaaaaatattttgcattatccAATTTGAATGACGCAATAACATCGTTTCAATTTAAATGGACTGACAAGACAAACTGTCCCCATCTTGTGCCCCAAACCTACACAACAAAGAGAACAATAGGAGGAAACGCGCACGAGAATTGGAACCTTTTAAGATTTCTCCCTCTCTTAATCGGACACAAAGTTCCTGCCAGTGAACCAGCGTGGCAAGTGCTCTGTGAATTGAAGGACATTGTAGAACTTGCTGTTGCaccttttcacactgaggactcCATTTGTTATCTAGACTTTAAGATATCAGAACACAGGACAGTATTTCAAGAAGTATTCCCTCATGAAAGAATTCTACCTAAACATCATTACTTGGAGCATTATCCACAACTGATCCGTCAGTTTGGCCCGCTCGTTGCACTATGGACTATGAGATTTGAAGCTAAACATAGTTTCTTCAAAAGAGTAATACGTCATAcaaattgttacaaaaatgttttgtattcatTAGCACAAAGACACCAATTTCAGTCTGCACATAATCTGCACATCTGTAGGTTTCCTAAACCATCCTTAGAGGTCAGTGAGGTATCAACACTACCCATTGATGTTATTAACGAAGATATAACATGGGCAGTGAAACAGAAGTACCCACAAATTGAGACTGTGAACCTTGCAAAAAACGTTTTCTACAATGGTTTAAACTACAGGATTGGAATGGTGTTATCCCATGGATCGCTGGCTGGACTTCCAGAGTTTTGTGAAATTGTTCATATGATTGTTGAACAAGAGACCCTGCTTTTCATTGTAAAAAACTTGGATGCCTGGTACCTGGAACATTATCGAGCTTATGACTTGGTCACGTCTACTACTAGAGTGCTAAAGCTTGTTGGCCTGCATGAACTGACAGATCACTAC